One window from the genome of Paramisgurnus dabryanus chromosome 20, PD_genome_1.1, whole genome shotgun sequence encodes:
- the LOC135737532 gene encoding E3 SUMO-protein ligase ZBED1-like, giving the protein MSGIRKSKVWMHFEMVKDDPKKVKCKLCQQLMSYHSSTTNMAFHLKRIHPQYQTDDGSSSSTGAAPKLTQRKLDLRPPLSEKRKRDITDKIAEFIALDMRPVNVVEGEGFKELMRTLEPGYTVPKRETVMHALDAKYASIRTEVYASINNCKAISLTTDIWTSLQMEAYLTVTAHFITEDWRLENFVLATKKMEESHTAEHISQTLKEVISDWDIPGTKIVSVVHDNATNMVACTNQLAQDPSWGNVQGVRCAGHTLQLCINSALKKDPVCRTVAAARRLVSHFKKSAKATTALAEKQRELNVAEHKLVQDVATRWNSVYLMLDRLLEQRGAVSAVLTDSSVSKRSDRDLELTTSQWRMAEDIVNVLKPMIKLTELLSQDMNTSLSATVPMLMNIKKRHLVVHEDDSTVTKTLKIILTEEIDRRWDLKGRLLESSIYIKAAILDPRFKKLSFFTDDEQRNEAYTVVENLAESLSARPVQEVGDDSELVEERDTAGTSRQEKEKDQVLSMLLSSDEEEQQPGDSEMRAYLNDTTKSSTGPLEWWQKNEERYPKLSRVAKMFHSIPSTSTPSERIFSKAGFIISKTRSALLPANVNKLVFLAHNIKRLKRTQAE; this is encoded by the exons ATGTCTGGAATAAGAAAATCTAAAGTGTGGATGCACTTTGAAATGGTAAAAGATGAtccaaaaaaagtaaaatgcaAGTTGTGCCAACAGCTCATGTCCTACCACTCATCAACAACAAACATGGCTTTCCACTTAAAACGG ATCCACCCACAGTATCAGACTGACGACGGCAGTTCATCTAGTACAGGAGCTGCGCCAAAACTAACTCAAAGAAAGCTAGATTTGAGACCGCCATTGTCGGAGAAAAGGAAAAGAGATATCACGGACAAAATTGCGGAGTTTATTGCGCTCGACATGAGGCCAGTGAATGTTGTGGAAGGTGAAGGTTTCAAAGAATTAATGCGCACACTTGAGCCAGGATACACAGTGCCCAAAAGAGAGACGGTTATGCATGCGCTGGATGCGAAATACGCGTCAATACGCACAGAGGTTTACGCGTCAATAAACAATTGCAAAGCAATCAGCCTCACCACAGATATTTGGACCTCGCTGCAAATGGAGGCATATCTTACAGTTACGGCCCACTTTATTACTGAAGATTGGCGACTGGAAAATTTTGTGTTAGCAACAAAAAAAATGGAGGAAAGTCATACAGCTGAACATATTTCACAAACACTGAAAGAAGTAATTTCTGATTGGGACATTCCAGGTACCAAGATCGTTTCTGTTGTCCATGACAATGCAACAAATATGGTTGCATGCACCAATCAACTGGCCCAAGATCCATCATGGGGAAATGTCCAGGGAGTCCGTTGTGCGGGGCATACACTGCAATTGTGCATTAACAGCGCATTAAAGAAAGATCCCGTGTGTCGCACTGTTGCTGCTGCAAGGCGCCTTGTttcacactttaaaaaaagcGCAAAGGCCACCACAGCACTTGCAGAAAAACAAAGAGAACTGAATGTTGCAGAGCATAAACTTGTGCAAGATGTTGCCACTCGATGGAATTCTGTCTATCTTATGCTCGATCGCCTGTTAGAACAAAGGGGTGCAGTTTCAGCTGTGCTGACGGATTCAAGTGTCAGCAAACGGTCCGACCGTGATCTAGAGCTCACAACATCCCAGTGGAGAATGGCAGAGGACATAGTCAATGTTCTCAAGCCAATGATCAAACTGACAGAGCTTTTGTCACAAGATATGAACACATCTCTGTCTGCCACTGTTCCAATGCTTATGAACATTAAGAAACGACACTTGGTGGTACATGAAGATGATAGCACTGTTACAAAGACCCTCAAGATTATCCTGACCGAGGAGATTGACAGACGATGGGACCTTAAAGGCCGTCTTTTGGAGAGCAGTATTTATATCAAGGCTGCAATTCTTGACCCACGCTTTAAGAAGCTTTCTTTTTTCACTGATGATGAGCAAAGGAATGAGGCGTATACTGTGGTGGAAAATCTTGCTGAGAGTTTATCTGCCAGGCCTGTACAGGAGGTAGGTGATGATAGTGAATTGGTGGAGGAGCGTGATACTGCAGGCACTTCAAGACAAGAAAAAGAGAAAGACCAAGTGCTGTCGATGCTGTTGTCCAGTGATGAAGAGGAGCAGCAGCCAGGGGACAGTGAGATGAGGGCTTATTTAAATGACACTACAAAAAGCAGTACCGGACCACTGGAGTGGTGGCAAAAGAACGAGGAGAGATACCCGAAGCTGTCCAGGGTCGCAAAGATGTTCCACAGCATCCCATCTACTTCCACGCCATCAGAAAGAATTTTCTCCAAGGCTGGATTTATTATCAGTAAAACCAGGAGCGCACTGCTGCCGGCCAATGTTAACAAGTTGGTTTTCCTCGCACACAATATTAAAAGACTCAAACGCACACAAGCAGAGTGA